The following proteins come from a genomic window of Rutidosis leptorrhynchoides isolate AG116_Rl617_1_P2 chromosome 10, CSIRO_AGI_Rlap_v1, whole genome shotgun sequence:
- the LOC139870082 gene encoding uncharacterized protein, which produces MAIKGKWKGRGSESILVNVYGPHSDSNKQKLWPSLLNLVGAYDTEWVLCGDFNEVRDISERKNCEFIDRRSIWFNDFINASKLIEGDLSVLALDRKISDHCPIILRDIAVDFGPKPSKVFDEWLLLEGTDRLALKDLSQKSLGNIDKEIEDLSKKAAEWENLAENRQLDDCERIEWLDIRRKWLEKDKIRSNMVKQKSRVKWFVDGDENTKFFHSSLRRRYSKRNIRGLTINGVWNEDPIDIKQAVFTHFESRFKKQNGSRLVMAAGCDPLLNRCLTHD; this is translated from the exons ATGGCAATAAAGGGTAAATGGAAAGGGAGGGGGTCTGAGTCCATCTTAGTCAATGTTTATGGGCCTCATTCCGATTCTAATAAGCAAAAATTGTGGCCGAGTCTATTAAATCTTGTAGGTGCTTACGATACCGAATGGGTGCTTTGCGGGGATTTCAACGAAGTAAGGGATATAAGCGAGAGAAAAAATTGCGAATTTATTGATAGAAGATCTATTTGGTTTAATGATTTCATCAACGCATCAAAGCTTATCGAG GGTGATCTATCGGTGTTAGCTTTGGATCGTAAAATCTCGGATCACTGTCCCATTATTTTACGAGATATTGCTGTTGACTTTGGACCGAAGCCATCTAAAGTGTTTGACGAGTGGTTATTGTTGGAAGGAACAGACAG GCTTGCGTTAAAAGATCTGAGTCAGAAAAGCCTTGGAAATATTGATAAGGAAATTGAGGATCTGTCGAAAAAAGCTGCTGAATGGGAAAATTTGGCGGAAAATAGGCAGCTAGATGACTGTGAAAGGATCGAATGGCTCGACATCCGTCGAAAATGGTTAGAAAAAGATAAGATTCGATCCAACATGGTGAAACAAAAATCAAGGGTCAAATGGTTTGTAGATGGCGACGAGAACACCAAGTTTTTTCATTCTTCTCTACGTCGCCGTTACTCCAAAAGAAATATTAGGGGTCTAACCATCAATGGAGTATGGAACGAGGATCCAATCGATATTAAGCAAGCGGTTTTCACGCACTTTGAGTCACGGTTTAAAAAGCAGAATGGAAGTCGACTAGTAATGGCTGCAGGTTGTGATCCGCTACTGAATAGATGTCTTACCCATGATTAG